The proteins below come from a single Amphiura filiformis chromosome 15, Afil_fr2py, whole genome shotgun sequence genomic window:
- the LOC140171102 gene encoding E3 ubiquitin-protein ligase TRIM50-like, giving the protein MALSKQPNIKDLLQCGICLMVIKEPKALPCLHSYCLKCLTKWAEDMKEGTVQCPLCHQDFRFHQMESKDSSPTLSSIHSKPVRRSWRDCRQKISKCRVHVAEKRTLKRKLIALIVSGKVDINGVIRQPQEYCDIHEEQKAEFHCKTCDTLVCDGCTSIDHLDHEFVGLDIAIEEHRSELKRLMTDCGKVSEAVTQSLENVEIVQDTLCRNVERAQSDLRRAADKVRARVLADIQQKEDKMLAKIMKAANECSTEIEAVRDSLQLDQTRFQTALKMAEVTHSGPDHNFTLFFSTLKNSMIQLITDTDVEDVDEDLGVIKFTECKSLSTLPKCLGTVSIRSTDEESVAPHPLATDERNFFPWE; this is encoded by the exons ATGGCTCTGTCAAAACAGCCTAACATTAAGGATCTTCTCCAATGTGGTATTTGTTTGATGGTCATCAAAGAACCCAAAGCACTCCCTTGTCTTCATTCATACTGCTTGAAATGTTTGACAAAATGGGCTGAAGATATGAAAGAAGGCACAGTGCAGTGTCCACTCTGTCATCAGGATTTCCGATTCCACCAGATGGAGTCCAAGGATTCGTCACCAACTTTGTCATCAATACACTCAAAGCCCGTCAGGAGGTCTTGGAGAGACTGCAGACAAAAGATCAGCAAATGTCGTGTTCATGTTGCGGAGAAGCGGACACTAAAGCGGAAGCTTATTGCACTGATTGTG TCGGGTAAAGTAGATATCAACGGAGTGATACGTCAGCCACAAGAGTACTGTGACATTCATGAAGAACAGAAGGCGGAGTTTCATTGTAAAACTTGTGATACACTCGTATGCGATGGATGCACGAGCATCGATCATCTGGATCATGAGTTTGTTGGTCTAGACATCGCCATCGAAGAGCATAGATCCGAATTGAAGCGATTGATGACGGACTGCGGTAAAGTGAGCGAAGCAGTGACCCAGTCTTTGGAAAACGTTGAAATTGTCCAAGATACATTATGCAGAAATGTAGAGAGAGCCCAGTCTGATCTTCGTCGAGCAGCGGACAAGGTTAGAGCGCGAGTTTTAGCCGACATACAACAGAAAGAAGATAAAATGTTGGCCAAGATTATGAAAGCAGCGAATGAGTGCAGCACGGAAATTGAAGCAGTGAGGGACAGTCTTCAACTGGACCAAACACGTTTTCAAACAGCTTTGAAGATGGCAGAAGTGACCCATTCTGGACCCGATCATAACTTTACTCTGTTCTTCTCAACTTTGAAGAATAGTATGATTCAATTGATAACGGATACTGATGTAGAAGATGTGGATGAAGATCTTGGGGTGATTAAGTTCACAGAATGCAAATCTCTGTCAACTTTGCCCAAGTGTCTTGGAACTGTATCCATTAGAAGCACAGACGAGGAGAGTGTAGCGCCACACCCATTGGCCACTGATGAAAGGAACTTCTTCCCATGGGAGTAA